The Flammeovirgaceae bacterium genome contains a region encoding:
- a CDS encoding SDR family NAD(P)-dependent oxidoreductase → MKRTVLITGATSGIGLATAKLLSRHPFRLILCGRRLDRLQALQTKLTGLTECRILSFDVREPEEVQAAIQSLPGNWKDIDVLINNAGNAHGLDPIQTGKQYDWDAMIDINVKGLLYVSQHVLPGMTGRKSGHIINIGSIAGKEVYPNGNVYCASKFAVDAITRGMRMDLNPYGIKVTGIHPGLVETEFSLVRFKGDEARASQVYKGYDPLKPEDIAELILFTLTRPPHVVLADVVVLPTAQASATLVKKDL, encoded by the coding sequence ATGAAACGAACTGTTTTAATAACCGGGGCAACTTCCGGCATCGGACTGGCAACGGCAAAACTGCTGTCCCGGCATCCGTTCAGGCTGATTCTTTGCGGCAGGAGGCTTGACAGGCTTCAGGCGTTGCAAACGAAATTGACTGGCTTAACTGAGTGCAGGATTCTTTCGTTTGATGTTCGAGAACCGGAGGAGGTACAGGCAGCCATACAGTCGTTACCGGGCAACTGGAAGGATATTGATGTACTCATTAACAATGCAGGCAATGCCCACGGGCTCGACCCTATTCAAACCGGCAAGCAATACGATTGGGACGCGATGATTGATATTAATGTAAAAGGGTTGCTCTATGTTTCGCAGCATGTTCTACCGGGTATGACCGGGCGTAAAAGCGGCCACATCATCAACATCGGTTCCATTGCCGGCAAAGAGGTTTACCCGAATGGCAACGTGTATTGTGCCAGCAAGTTTGCCGTAGATGCGATTACCAGGGGTATGCGCATGGACCTAAACCCCTATGGTATTAAAGTAACGGGTATTCATCCGGGGCTGGTTGAAACGGAGTTTTCGTTGGTTCGGTTTAAAGGCGATGAGGCCAGGGCTTCGCAGGTTTATAAAGGCTATGACCCGCTAAAGCCCGAAGACATTGCCGAGTTAATTCTCTTTACATTAACCCGCCCACCTCATGTGGTGCTGGCCGATGTGGTTGTTTTGCCGACTGCCCAGGCCTCGGCCACGTTGGTTAAAAAGGATCTTTAA
- a CDS encoding RHS repeat-associated core domain-containing protein — MKSSVTYVDVRFACPAKGGNDITVTHTPSPIVSSSDYFAFGLQHTTGERAGVYEQRYLYNGKELQDELSLGIYDYGARFYSPEVGRWWHVDPLTEKYFSWNPYNYTFNNPILFVDKDGRDGMVTVSGSGSKTDPITYTIKANYYYNTNNLTKSQAAAIKQSISNFNSTTSNFKDKAGNHVSVKYDLSAKGFDNDEAVNEAVNNDKFTNEFGGKSSYGNKIVNTNSDNSTSRFGADVGGSSINGGSNLIEIYDDNIQKAVTNGFNEFDIIVSTINHEIGHNLGGEHGDPNPVNKDHIYLGYRTKPNCYGNGCSEPYVEKTKVTPKFGETIIRRIEEPKDVSYLNKKKQE; from the coding sequence ATGAAGTCCTCTGTGACTTACGTGGATGTGCGTTTTGCCTGTCCCGCCAAAGGCGGGAATGACATTACCGTTACTCACACACCCTCGCCCATCGTAAGCTCCAGCGATTACTTTGCGTTTGGGTTGCAGCATACTACCGGTGAACGGGCAGGGGTATATGAGCAGCGGTATCTTTACAATGGGAAGGAGTTGCAGGATGAGTTGAGTCTGGGTATTTACGATTATGGAGCGAGATTTTATTCTCCTGAAGTTGGACGTTGGTGGCATGTTGACCCTCTGACTGAAAAGTACTTTAGCTGGAATCCTTACAACTATACCTTTAATAATCCGATCCTTTTTGTTGATAAAGATGGACGTGATGGAATGGTTACTGTTTCAGGAAGTGGTTCCAAGACCGATCCAATAACTTATACAATAAAAGCTAACTACTACTACAACACAAATAACTTAACAAAATCTCAGGCCGCAGCCATAAAGCAATCGATCTCCAATTTTAATAGCACTACATCTAATTTTAAGGATAAAGCTGGAAACCACGTTTCAGTCAAATATGATTTATCGGCAAAAGGTTTTGACAATGATGAAGCTGTAAATGAGGCTGTGAACAACGATAAATTTACCAATGAATTCGGAGGTAAAAGCTCCTACGGTAATAAAATTGTAAATACCAATTCAGATAACTCAACGTCCCGCTTTGGAGCGGACGTTGGAGGATCCAGCATTAATGGTGGTTCAAATTTGATTGAAATATATGATGATAACATTCAAAAAGCCGTTACTAACGGATTTAATGAATTTGATATTATTGTTAGCACAATTAACCACGAGATCGGGCATAATCTTGGAGGTGAGCATGGTGATCCAAATCCAGTTAATAAAGATCATATTTATTTAGGTTATAGAACAAAACCAAACTGCTATGGAAACGGCTGCTCAGAACCTTATGTCGAAAAAACAAAGGTTACACCCAAATTTGGGGAAACAATCATCAGACGAATCGAGGAGCCGAAAGATGTTTCTTATTTAAACAAGAAAAAACAAGAATGA
- a CDS encoding IS110 family transposase: MQKQVNKKLDFSGQNIYVGLDTHKKQITVTIMGENLHLKTFSQPPDVDVLVKYLNRNFPGATYHAAYEAGYSGFWLQERLQASGVNCMVVHAADVPTKDKEKKQKRDPLDSRKIARSLKSGELEAIYVPSKNCQQDRSLLRARQRIVGNQTRCRNRIKALLSYFGINYPEQFTRSGTHWSKRFMEWLKKVDIGKSGNNTLATYLAEAEFWRSTLTTILKQINTLSGEEKYAKPVELLISVPGIGRLTAMMVLTELEDIKRFKSRDSLCNYIGLVPNVSSSSDREHVGDITQRGNKTLRKCFIESAWVAVRTDPALTMKYNQLCSRMKGNKAIIRIARMLVSRLRYVLINKTEYELGVAA, from the coding sequence ATGCAAAAACAAGTTAACAAAAAATTGGATTTCAGTGGACAAAACATTTACGTTGGTTTAGACACGCACAAGAAACAGATCACGGTAACCATCATGGGCGAGAATTTGCATCTTAAAACTTTTAGTCAGCCTCCGGATGTCGATGTGTTGGTAAAATATCTAAATCGGAATTTTCCGGGTGCAACCTACCATGCTGCTTATGAAGCTGGGTATTCAGGATTTTGGTTGCAAGAAAGACTGCAGGCAAGTGGCGTTAACTGCATGGTTGTTCATGCAGCCGATGTGCCGACCAAAGACAAAGAGAAAAAACAAAAACGCGATCCCTTAGACAGTCGAAAAATTGCCAGGTCGTTAAAAAGTGGTGAGCTGGAGGCCATCTATGTACCCAGCAAAAATTGTCAGCAAGACCGCAGCCTGTTACGGGCTCGTCAGCGGATTGTAGGCAATCAAACACGATGTCGTAATCGCATCAAAGCCTTATTGAGTTATTTTGGGATTAATTACCCCGAACAATTCACCAGGTCGGGCACACATTGGTCTAAGCGATTCATGGAGTGGCTTAAGAAAGTGGACATCGGGAAAAGTGGGAACAACACATTAGCTACTTACCTGGCTGAAGCAGAATTCTGGAGAAGCACACTAACTACCATCCTCAAACAGATAAACACTCTGTCTGGTGAAGAGAAATATGCTAAGCCGGTAGAACTGCTGATCAGTGTGCCTGGCATAGGCCGGTTAACAGCCATGATGGTGTTGACTGAGTTAGAAGATATCAAACGATTTAAAAGTCGTGATTCATTATGTAACTACATTGGCTTGGTGCCCAATGTTTCCTCATCGAGCGACCGTGAACATGTGGGCGACATCACACAACGAGGCAATAAAACGTTAAGGAAGTGCTTCATCGAAAGTGCCTGGGTTGCAGTACGTACCGATCCGGCATTGACTATGAAGTATAACCAACTATGCAGCCGAATGAAGGGTAATAAAGCCATCATTCGTATTGCCCGGATGTTGGTGAGCCGACTGCGTTATGTGTTGATTAACAAAACGGAATACGAACTTGGCGTAGCCGCTTAA
- a CDS encoding RHS repeat-associated core domain-containing protein codes for MYEQRHLYNGKELQDELNIGWLDYNTRHYDASIGRFLSQDIALEHYFNWSPYTYVKNNPLIFIDPSGMFTELFKSNGKKIGEDEKGIDGKVRIVTDKSEIKRIKQNYKNNTPTESSSIKTGYETTKTTLTESLNVLDRTLKKTPKDPEGGFHEESSLVMKNNKVIRGESGDKVQVKNGELIGKASLPKLPEGSTYEDVEAAIHSHATGILIADGVYYPMTATEPSKGMFSDQTAFKFYEKNIIVGRLGRSTVTINTDGSYKTTKTPLGAVFYNNRSIEQLRLTVTAMKRITK; via the coding sequence GTGTATGAGCAGCGGCATCTTTACAATGGGAAGGAGTTGCAGGATGAGTTGAACATTGGATGGCTGGATTATAATACCAGGCATTACGATGCTTCAATAGGTAGATTTCTATCGCAAGACATAGCCTTAGAACATTATTTCAATTGGTCGCCATACACTTACGTTAAAAACAATCCGCTTATTTTCATTGATCCATCGGGAATGTTTACTGAGCTATTTAAATCTAATGGTAAAAAAATTGGTGAAGATGAGAAAGGAATTGACGGTAAAGTAAGAATAGTTACCGATAAATCTGAGATTAAAAGAATTAAGCAAAATTATAAGAACAATACTCCTACTGAGTCGAGTTCAATTAAAACTGGCTATGAAACTACAAAAACGACATTAACTGAATCACTTAATGTTTTGGATAGAACGCTAAAAAAGACTCCAAAAGACCCTGAAGGTGGATTTCACGAAGAGTCATCGCTAGTGATGAAAAACAACAAAGTAATCAGAGGTGAGTCTGGTGATAAGGTGCAAGTCAAAAATGGAGAGCTAATCGGTAAAGCTTCGCTTCCTAAATTACCCGAAGGTAGTACATATGAAGATGTTGAAGCAGCTATTCATTCCCACGCAACAGGGATTCTAATTGCTGATGGCGTATATTATCCGATGACCGCAACAGAGCCATCAAAGGGGATGTTTAGCGACCAAACAGCCTTCAAGTTTTACGAAAAAAATATTATTGTTGGAAGACTGGGTAGGTCAACTGTCACTATTAACACAGATGGTAGCTACAAAACCACGAAGACTCCATTAGGTGCTGTATTCTATAACAATCGATCCATAGAACAGTTAAGATTGACTGTTACAGCAATGAAAAGAATTACGAAATAA
- a CDS encoding peptidoglycan DD-metalloendopeptidase family protein yields the protein MKYSVTYVDVHFACPAKGGNDITVTHTPSPIVSSSDYFAFGLQHTTGERAGVYEQRTLFQSQELQDELNIRWVQFKWRNHDPGIGRFFNVDPIAEKYYYNSTYAFSENKVTAHIELEGLEAWDIKYSDGSARKVYGPFKDQNAAETFADDQLIISPVKDPKITSGISSARLDPVTQDKIRPHTGVDIVKSEGPTGGAKVSAPLNGKISEKGSDSGRGNYVHLTANKDSKIHRFYHMQDGSTDNVKTGDNISRGDEIGKIGNTGHSTGNHLHYEVRSKNGAVLNPINENPGLKNGSSSTKSVIRTPVEDNTSSLKFSTQLNVRQ from the coding sequence ATGAAGTACTCTGTGACTTACGTGGATGTGCATTTTGCCTGTCCCGCCAAAGGCGGGAATGACATTACCGTTACCCACACCCCCTCGCCCATAGTAAGCTCCAGCGATTATTTTGCTTTTGGGTTACAACACACTACCGGGGAGCGGGCGGGAGTGTATGAGCAGCGTACACTCTTTCAATCCCAGGAACTGCAAGATGAACTCAACATTCGCTGGGTTCAGTTTAAGTGGCGAAACCATGATCCGGGTATTGGCAGGTTTTTTAATGTGGATCCAATTGCGGAAAAGTACTATTACAACTCGACTTATGCGTTTAGTGAGAATAAGGTGACTGCTCATATTGAATTGGAAGGGCTTGAGGCTTGGGACATTAAATACTCAGATGGTTCAGCCAGAAAAGTATATGGTCCATTTAAAGATCAAAATGCTGCTGAGACCTTTGCCGATGATCAGCTAATCATTTCTCCTGTAAAAGATCCTAAAATAACATCGGGCATATCTTCAGCCCGACTTGATCCCGTAACCCAAGACAAAATTAGACCCCATACTGGAGTTGATATTGTTAAATCAGAAGGTCCAACAGGAGGAGCCAAAGTATCAGCGCCTTTAAACGGTAAGATTTCTGAAAAGGGATCAGATTCAGGGAGAGGTAATTATGTCCACTTGACTGCCAATAAGGATAGTAAAATTCACAGATTTTATCATATGCAGGATGGGTCTACTGATAACGTAAAGACCGGAGATAACATTAGTAGAGGAGATGAGATAGGAAAAATCGGTAATACTGGGCATTCAACTGGCAATCATTTACACTATGAAGTTAGATCTAAGAATGGTGCTGTACTGAACCCAATAAATGAGAATCCTGGCTTGAAAAATGGTTCATCAAGCACAAAAAGTGTTATTAGAACGCCTGTAGAAGACAACACCTCAAGTTTAAAATTTAGTACTCAACTAAACGTAAGGCAATGA
- a CDS encoding IS256 family transposase, which yields MLTPEFLKQFKNSKDLNSFIDELFKKGMEQMLEGELDGHLGYAKHSPEGINSGNSRNGKTRKTIKTTRGELQIEVPRDRNSTFEPVLVPKRSRFVEGIEEIIISLYARGMSVRDIEIQIREIYGVNVSDATISNVTSRVHTLVTEWQSRPLSSVYFVVWMDGIVFKVRQNGKVINKTIYLAVGLNAQGFKEVLGMWLGESESASFWISVLTDLKSRGVEDILITSTDNLKGFTDAITSVFTQSVTQICVVHQIRNALRYVVWKDKKQFVADLKTVYGAPNKELAAQALEQLEVTWGKKYPHAIKSWKTNWDNLTHFFDYPIEIRTLIYTTNIIENLNGKIRKYTNNKLSFPDDQAVVKAVYLALREITKKWTLPVRNWPLIVNQFLTIFEGRCKI from the coding sequence ATGCTCACCCCTGAGTTTCTCAAGCAATTTAAGAATTCGAAAGACCTCAACAGCTTTATCGATGAACTTTTCAAAAAGGGCATGGAGCAAATGCTGGAAGGTGAACTCGATGGCCATTTGGGCTATGCCAAACATTCACCAGAAGGGATTAACTCCGGGAACTCACGGAACGGAAAAACCCGTAAGACCATCAAGACCACGCGAGGTGAACTACAGATAGAAGTACCTCGGGATCGGAACAGCACGTTTGAGCCCGTCCTGGTTCCCAAGCGCAGCCGGTTCGTAGAAGGCATCGAAGAAATTATCATCTCCTTATATGCCCGGGGTATGAGCGTACGCGACATTGAAATACAAATCCGGGAAATCTATGGTGTGAATGTTTCGGATGCCACTATTTCCAACGTTACCTCGCGGGTACATACGTTGGTAACGGAGTGGCAAAGCAGGCCTCTTTCATCGGTGTACTTTGTGGTGTGGATGGATGGGATCGTATTCAAAGTCCGGCAGAATGGGAAGGTGATCAACAAAACCATTTACCTGGCCGTAGGCCTTAATGCTCAGGGGTTTAAGGAAGTATTGGGCATGTGGCTGGGTGAAAGCGAAAGTGCTTCATTCTGGATAAGTGTACTTACTGATTTAAAAAGCCGTGGCGTGGAAGATATTCTCATCACCAGCACCGATAATCTGAAGGGCTTCACCGATGCAATCACCAGCGTGTTTACCCAATCGGTAACCCAGATTTGTGTAGTTCATCAGATCAGAAATGCGCTTCGCTACGTTGTCTGGAAAGACAAGAAACAATTTGTAGCCGATTTGAAGACTGTTTACGGAGCACCAAACAAAGAGCTGGCTGCTCAAGCCTTAGAGCAGCTTGAAGTAACATGGGGCAAAAAATATCCGCATGCTATCAAGTCGTGGAAAACGAATTGGGATAACCTCACGCACTTCTTCGATTATCCGATCGAAATCCGAACGCTGATCTATACCACGAACATTATCGAAAATCTCAACGGAAAAATCCGCAAGTATACCAACAACAAACTTTCGTTCCCTGACGACCAGGCGGTGGTGAAAGCGGTGTACCTGGCTTTACGGGAGATCACCAAAAAATGGACCTTGCCCGTGAGAAACTGGCCACTAATCGTAAATCAATTTTTAACTATCTTCGAAGGCAGATGCAAAATATAA
- a CDS encoding RHS repeat-associated core domain-containing protein has translation MKSSVTYVDVRFACPAKGGNDITVTHTPSPIVSSSDYFAFGLQHTTGERAGVYEQRYLYNGKELQDELNVGWLDYGARMYMPEIGRWGVVDPLAEKGFRFSPYIYCANNSIRYLDPDGMWFDDKNEKRAQKIEKKIGKKAEGLGKKVDKLKAKGKDFSDKTERLEELEKSARDISAMRKDENVEFRYMKSTDGKPMTTPISEDGSVVGLFHDGTMGSKLHESRHGGQLVRGETNFQKDENGNWVAGNLYGVNDEISAYRAQYAYDGKINFDIYVPIQNKEHLRLYNQTRGNLSAPTERINSIFQINRNMVNRIAHQKGVLVGLQEPLYIKQFYNPREWNEN, from the coding sequence ATGAAGTCCTCTGTGACTTACGTGGATGTGCGTTTTGCCTGTCCCGCCAAAGGCGGGAATGACATTACCGTTACTCACACACCCTCGCCCATCGTAAGCTCCAGCGATTATTTTGCGTTTGGCCTGCAGCATACTACCGGTGAACGGGCAGGGGTATATGAGCAGCGGTACCTGTACAATGGCAAGGAGTTGCAGGATGAGTTGAATGTTGGATGGCTGGATTATGGGGCTAGGATGTATATGCCGGAGATTGGGAGGTGGGGAGTGGTGGATCCATTGGCTGAAAAAGGGTTCAGATTCAGTCCCTACATCTATTGTGCAAACAACTCAATAAGATATTTGGATCCTGATGGAATGTGGTTTGATGACAAGAACGAAAAACGTGCCCAGAAAATTGAGAAAAAAATTGGTAAGAAAGCTGAGGGTCTTGGGAAGAAAGTAGATAAACTGAAAGCAAAGGGGAAAGACTTTTCTGATAAAACCGAAAGACTTGAAGAACTTGAGAAAAGTGCGCGTGATATTTCTGCCATGAGAAAAGACGAAAATGTTGAGTTCAGATACATGAAATCAACAGACGGGAAACCAATGACGACTCCAATTTCAGAGGATGGAAGCGTGGTTGGACTGTTCCATGATGGTACAATGGGATCAAAACTCCATGAATCTCGTCATGGTGGCCAACTGGTTAGGGGAGAGACGAATTTTCAAAAAGACGAAAATGGTAATTGGGTAGCTGGAAATCTGTACGGTGTTAATGATGAGATAAGTGCTTACAGAGCACAGTATGCTTATGATGGAAAAATCAATTTTGACATCTATGTTCCAATTCAAAATAAGGAGCATTTACGTCTTTATAACCAGACTAGAGGCAATTTATCCGCACCTACTGAACGAATAAATAGCATATTCCAAATCAACAGAAATATGGTCAATCGCATAGCACATCAGAAAGGAGTGCTGGTAGGACTTCAAGAGCCACTTTATATTAAGCAATTTTATAATCCAAGAGAATGGAATGAAAACTGA